The window cttatagaaatttttaaaaatattgctTCGTGTGTGTCCttatagttttaaaatattgcTCTATATAAGTCTTATAgtaatttttcaatataatgCCCCATGTGGGCCTAATTAATATTGCTCTATATAAGTCTTATAGTTTTTACATGTTCTGCCCATGGGGtctcaaatattttttttaactcaATTCTATAAATCCAAATATATTTCAGACTGTTTTATCATTACAGtcgatattataaatttcgaTTTTATTCCGCCTTGGGCCcgtataaaaatcattaaaagACAAGTTCCCTCTCAATCCTTGTctcaaattaaatttatatattttaaaatacatgCTAGATTTATATGTTATATTCCGTGTTTTTTACGCTATTACAGTGCATTTATAAATAGTGCATTTATAATActcaaatataatttttcatatatatcatatatataatataatataatatatattttattccgtttattttatatttagacTCCTCGCTTCTCCTCCTACTTTAGTCCCGCAGTTGGGACAATATTCCCCGTCAAAGGGTCTTGACACATGACATGCCCTACAGGGCTCCCCTCTGATCATGGGGATTTTAATGTAGCAATTATCACATGCTAAATATGCCTCACTACTCCAGCATGTACACAGGGGAATGAAGCAGAGTTGGAATTTGTAGTCGTCCTTCTTGTATTTGGCCTTAGTGACCATTGAGCAGTGGGGACAGAGGATCTTGTCTGGGAGATCAGGGAAGCCCGTAGGCTGAGAGATAGATTTAGTAGAGGGAGACCAGCCCACGATGAGACAGCAGGGATCGCACATACCAGGGGGGACTGGGAAGTatttaacattttaaagGGGGAACAGTGCAATAAAAGGggaaattaaattaaaatagatttgtattatattatatttgatatattaaatttgtttatttatacttatatattatatcttatattacatattatatattacatATCTCATATATTATATCTCATATCTTCATCATATTACTACTTATATGTACTGATTAGATATGTTATCTCTTTATTTTGTGCTCCTACATACGCTCCCTCTTTATATCTCACCATACAGTTCACTGGCCCAGTCTTAAATGACCCCACACAGAAGACACTGTCCTCACAGTAGTCCCAGTATCTCAGGGTACCATTTTTAGAGCCAGTGACGAATGAGTCCGAGAGGGCGACCCCGCACTTTATCCACGAGGAGTGGGCATTAGGGACAGTCTTGACTATTTCCCCTTCTCTCCATCTCTTTAGGGAGCAGTCCCTACTGAGACTAAGGAGATCtcctttatattttatgagACTATGTACGACATCAAAATGTGGGGGATTTAACAAATAAGCACTACTAACATTAGTACAAGTATTAGTATTATTAGTACTACTTGTATTACCATAAATATTACTACTCTTTACATAACTCTGATTACattgattattattattactACTATAATTCTGTTTACAttgattattatttgtaGTGTCTATCATCTTGATGGTGTGATCCCTACTACatgtatatattttattattctgCTCTTCTATACAGAATATTGTCCCACTGTGTATCTTCTCACTCTTAATACTCATATTCCTTATATCTAATACACTCAGACTCCCATCTTCATGTCCAGTGTAAATTAAGTGGCCTCTCTTCATTATACAACTTATCTCATTCCTGTAAGCGTACAGGGGCATGCCTTTAGTCCTGAAATCCACTGTCTTGAGGATCATCCTCGTGGAGTACAAAATGGACTCGTCACTGCAGAGGCACTTGATCCCCGCGTCTGAGCACAGGGTGGAGATCTCCCCTGAGGGACTCCGGACTCTGAGGAGATTATCATAGGAGGAGAAGATAAGATGATCATTGTAAATTATCATAGAGTGGGGAATATACCCGAGGATCTTGTCTTTTACAACTGTGTCCATGAGGACTCTCTCTTTCCTGGGGGTCCAAAGGGAAGATTTCTTCTTTGGGGGACTTATATCAAAAGTGACGTGTTTTATTCTTTTCcatgataatttattttctattgtatttatatctgtatttatatctttgtttgtatttattttattatagtCTGTGTTTTTGtctgtatttattttattttcgtctgtataaatataaatcttattttcGTCATTCACCTTATCCCCATTTGTCGTATCTCCATCCCCATTCACCTTATCCCCATTCATCTTATCTCCGTCCCCATTCATCTTGTCCATATTTATCTTATCTCCGTCCCTTTTTATCTTgtcttgatttttttggAGTCTCTCATTCTCATTTATTAAGTTCTGTACAAATGGGTGCTTAATTATCATCTGCGCTATATCTTCACTTTTTCCTTCTTCTTTCTTCCTCTCTATCTCATTCTTCATTCTTCTATTctcttttattaattcttcTACATCTTCACTCTTAATCTTCTTCATTCTCTCTCTTAATATCTGATTCTCAGTACTAAGTCTCTGTATCtctttctttaatttaattatttcatatttactTGTATCTACTTCTATATTCTTCTTAATATTCATTTCTATACTAGAAGCTCTACTAGcatattttaatgtatTATTAGTCTCATTTATATCTTTAGATATTGAACTTATACAAGCTATCATTAAGATATGTGTATTTAGACAAGATTGTAATATACGAGTAAGTTTACTGTCTCTATAAGGAATATGagatctttttaaatataaacttgAGATGACATTACCAAGGGCTAAGAGACCAGAATTAATAGAAATTGATTCTTTGGCTCTTACACCTGTACAAAGAGTCCTTTTAAGTCTCTCTGAACCCGCCAAATCTACGaatgatattttactaTACGAAATCATATTAGTAACGACATTTGGTGAGTTCTTATTATTAGTAACGACGATCTTACTATTAGAGATCTCATTTGATGAGTTCTTATTAAAGTTAAAATTCGTTAATGTAAAAATGGCATGAGATCTTGATGATTGAGAATTCATATTTGTGGATTTTGTTGTTCTTTCTTGACATCCTTGTCTTAAAAGATTTGTAACTTCttctaaattataaacTTCTTTCTCAGTGACTCCTGCTATTATAACATCCCCTTTTGATTCTCTAAGAGACAGAGGAATCTTATGAGAAGAAAGTAAATCAATGACTTCttcattataaatttctataaatgaacaagatattttacaatctttattaaataaatattccaAAGATCTAGGAACAATCCCTTTACTACATGAATCTATTAAGTCTAGATTGTTTAAAGTGTCATCTTCTATACCCATGGTGTATGTCTTACCAGATCCAGTTTGTCCATATGCTAATATTGTACAATTTTCACCTTTAAGAAATTTCTCAAGTAAAGGCACTACACTCCCTTCAAATATCTGCTTCTGAGTAGTAGTAATGTGGACTTTATTGAagaaatactttttagtacCAACTTGGAGAGAATTAGAATTTACTTCTAGAGATGATTCGAGACTTGGTTTTATGCGGATTTcaacatttatatttttattctgcATAAATAAAgggcaaaaaaatgaagagTAAAGatgaatttaattataaataggTTTAGACGATTAAGGAATGAATATGAGTAGATAAGTTTTAGACAGAGCCCAATGGATCAAATcacaaaaaacataataataTTCTATGTTGTAGTTAGAACAACtcagatgatgaaaatgtccacgataatcattaaattaaaaaactctGCCATGACTAGTGTAGAAAAGGCAAGCATCATATGGgggatttattaaatataaagtacTTGAAGATACTTAAAGGTGCTGGGTAGTTATAGGCCTATGGTATGGAATCCTATTTAAGGGAAGAGAAGTGGGAgaataaaatgatttattcTCTGCAGGATTCTGTAACACAGTGGCCAATAAAAAAGCCAGGCAGTTTAAGATGCCATGTGTGTGATACAGATGATTGTAGGGAATTTTAAAGATTCACGACAAGATGCCTCTCTTCTGGGGCTAAATATATCCCGTGTGTAGATCTTTCTGGACATAGATCTAAACTAGACTCGATTTGAGGTATAGATGGAATTTTATTCTAGTGGTGTCAAGTTGTAATGAACACGGCGGGGACTCTTATTGACTAacttaatataaaatgagTATCAGTGAGTAAGAATCTCACAGTACCAGTTACATCTAGATACATCTTACTTACAAAATACATGTAACATTTATGATTATCATTTGTTGCTCTCGTTTCATGTTTTGTGTTTTATTGTCCTCTCATTTTTCTTGTCATGATGCTCTTCGCTCTTTTTCTTAGTGCTTTTTCTCTCTCTAAAGATTTCCTTAGTGCCTTGAAGGAGGAGGACATTAGAATGGCGAGACACTTGATAAGTCACGGGATGACAGTCACTCACCCTGAGTACCCTTTTCTAAAGACCAGTACGGGAGAATATACAGGACATGATACAGAGGAACTTAATGAAGAAGACAGACGGATGGCAAGACATTTATCCCTTGAGGGGTATACCGTCaattaaatctttattatatataattaagaatattattatattattagtttttattatatttatataattatgtttatatCATTATATAGGTGTCTTATAAAGactaaattttaataatataaaaacatattatataaaattataatataaaaactattatataacataataaatcattttatatattaaaaagttctcgttttttaattagtagtctttttatttatcatcaTCTCTAACCACTTAAAAGACATGGCTAAGGGCCCCGTCAGTGCTTCACTACTCTCTTTCACTATACTAACCCACGCCACATTTACAGGCTGCTCTTCTTCACTCCCAGGGTGGTCAAATATCCCtgtcttcttttttatatcttcacACCATTCTACATCATCCTCAGTCTTCCCACACAAGTCTATTTTATTCATCAATACTGCTATAGGCGCCTTCTTCTCAAACTTCCTTACTTCTTTATAAGCCACATTTACTTCACTAAATCTTTCTGGGTCACTTGTGTCTACTATGAATATAATCCCATCACAATTGTAGAAATAATTAGACCAGACTACTCTGGCCTGTTTATGTCCTCCTACATCCACTACAGTGGCTTTTAAGTTGCCGATTTCTATATCTGACTTACTTGCATGCCTAGTAGGCATGTATGTCTCATTTGTGCCCCGTTTGAGTTTTCTGACTAGAGAAGTCTTGCCTGCATTGTCTATGCCTAAAAAGACAATTGAGGCGGGTTTAGTGAAGAGTTGTCTTATGAAGTTACCAAAGATGAAGTCGTATGTCTTTGATAATTTGTCATAGAATTTTGTATAGAATTCTTTGACCTTGTCCATTGGGgcaaaacaaaaaagaaaaacaaaacacaatatcatatatattataattataattgtaATATGTACTTATTGTATTATATAtacttattatattatatatactttttatattatttataattgtatTATCAAATACACAGTAATTAATATCAAGTAAAACATATTATCAATACACagtaaataatatttaaaatatatcttttttttttattagaaatgcTTCTTACGGTTTATATTCcttttatacataaaatCCACACTATCTGCTAAACTTCTATtcaatatttctttatctaTATCCACAAAATAAGTCATAAAAAACAGTGCATCACATCCTTGTAAATAATGTTCTATCTCATTCATCACTGGTATTCCTACATTATCATCTATAGTAGGATCAAATATAATCTCAATAGACCAGATCTTATTATTTCCTTGTGTAATGTAAATAGACccgaaaaaattaagatggaaatttctaaaagtAAAACCAAGGCCCTGATTTGTAAGATACATTTCTACTAAGCCGTATTTTAGTAAATGATTCCTGAAGAGAGGCAAGTGAATGGGGGAAATGTAGACCATGTTCAGTCTGATGTACCCGTCCTTGTCAAAAAGATCGAGGATCTTGGAACTTGTGGGGTCGAGGAGGAGCTGGTTAATTTTGTAGAGAATGTCAGCGTCCATATTAAAAAGGGgtagtaaaaaaaacaactaAAATTACAAAGTAAATATGTCAAATTACATAGTATTGAAATTGAAAGAGTCTTATGCTAGTAAAATTACATAGTATTAtactaatataaaaaatttgaccacatttttaatataatttctagACGACATTTCAATTATAGTATTGTTACCAGAAGGAGAGCTGGTTATTGAAGAAGgctttttattagaagaagaactatatttatttggcatgtttattctatttaagatttcttaaatagttttagtTTCGGATCTGAAACAATCATGTTTCAGATCATTATGATTTGTTTCATCTTTCAGTTTTAGTCTGATTATTGGTGTGTGCAACACAGCCGGTAACACTCTCCCCTCCTTAGAACAAGGCTTCACTTCCAGGGAAGATGTTATATCCTCCAATATATCGTAGaacttttcatttataagaCTTAAGGTTTCAAAGGTTCTTCTAGATGTTCTTTTTGTATTAAGAAATGATCCTCTGtactttttattgaaaGGTCTCTTCATGTTCCTATATTTAGTTGAGACTAAGATTTCCATTTTATGCATATTAGCAAGAAGAAATCTTGGTTTTACCTCTTCGTATCTCAAAGAATGTTTACTGAGCATGTTTCTGCTCTGATTATCCGATATTTCATTTCTAGATAATGTATAGTAAGACATTATGAACTTTTTACGCGGcttcttaaatatattaaatattattctttTAAGTTTTATTCTAATGTTATTCAACTCACAGTGCAGAACCATAAATAGTAACTTCCAGGTCAGTATTGGTCTCATACCTTCATCTATTTTAGACATTATTTCGGTAAGCACGATCTGCACGATCGCTACTTCCTCGCTCACCGCGCTTTTAttcacaaataaaaatgtttgttTCTTCACTTCGTGCTCgtaaatttcttttctcAGAAGAGTTAAATAGTATCGTTTTCTCGGGTCGAGTTGGTGGTTCAATTTCGCTACACTTAAGTATGTAGAACATTCTTTAATCACGGGGGATTGACATACTTCTTCAATCATGGTTTCTTTTGCTTTTGTTTCTTCATTGCATAGGCGCACACCATCGTCTATTTTCGTTACGATCGAACTTAATGAGTCCTTGGTGCTCGTATAGTCGTCTCTTCCCGCGCTTTTATTTACTTGCGCATTGTTTGGGTTGTTTCCATCGTGTCCGAGTATAATCTTTTGTAAGCAAACAATATGCCTGCTGGTCGATGTACTCATCTCGGTTAATCTCAGATTTCGATACTGAAGTGAGGTCTGAGCTGTTTCTGTACTTgctctttttttaatccgCATATCTTCTTGTTTTGACACTCTTTTGTCTATACTCTGTGGATAGTTTCGAATGCATTGGCCTCCTTTAGCCCTTCTTAGTTTCTTTCTATTAACTAAGGTTTTATCAACAAATGAGTTAAATTCACCTGATCCCAGGCGCATTCTTACTACATCGCCATTAACGGTTCCTTCGACTGTAGTATCGTTCGTGTCTCTTGACACCGGATCTGCCTCGATTAAAAACACCTCTATTTCCTCGTGTTTATTGCAGTCCTTAAGCAAGTGCTCACCTCCGCACTTATAGCATACTACCTTTCTCAGACTCTCTTTCGTCCGTGTAGTATCTGGCCTCGAAGTCCTTGCTTCCCTTGGCCTATTCTGTTCAGGTCTCTGCCTTGAACtctcaataaatttatgatttctCTCATAAATCTTTAGTACAACGTCCCATGACGTTGCCTCTTCCACCTTTTCTTTAAGTGACGGTGGGAAATATCTAGCCAACTCCTCCGTAATTTCAGACACGCTAACTCCTGCTTTCTTGTTAAGCTTCATTAGTTCGTATATAAAGTTTtcaattttcatatttacaGGTCCAGAGTATAGTCTCTTATAAAGCATTTTAATGGGATTAATTCCCTCCCGGAATTCTTCTTTCCCATATTTTGTTAGAAATTTCTGTTTGAATTCCATATATCCTTCCACCTCGTCTTCAATTACAGCCTCATACCATAGAAGAGCTGATTCCCCTAAGTATCTCTTAATGTAATTGAGCAGTTTTATATCATTCCATTCTCCCTCGAGGTATTTAAATTGATTAATCCAGACCCATGCATTCTCGCCTTGGGTACCGTTGAATTTCACCATTGTGTTAGTAGATATCCCTAATTTTTCTAGTAGGTGGCCCAATTCGTTGGATTTCGAATAGTTGTCGCCAGTGTTACCAGAAGGAGAGCTGGTTATTGAAGAAGgctttttattagaagaagaactatatttatttggcatgtttattctatttaagatttcttaaatagttttagtTTCGGATCTGAAACAATCATGTTTCAGATCATTATGATTTGTTTCATCTTTCAGTTTTAGTCTGATTATTGGTGTGTGCAACACAGCCGGTAACAagtatcaaaaaataaattttttttttttttttttaattgggttcttttaaattctcTAAAGCTGTCTGTATTTTATCCACTAAAAACCCATTAGTACTCTCAATCTTCATTAATATCTCCTgaaaatcatatttattaataatccGTATTCTTTCTTCATACCCGTCATCTTTCCACGATAAATTAATCAAAATCCACACTAGTGACAGGTTAAAATCAtgaatattaaataaatctttaagTCTTAATAAAACATCATTGTCTTGTAACAACAAGTCTCtgaattttatatcatttGCTGATATATTGACCATACAGTATAAAATGTGGATAAGTATCTTCTTATTGGTAGTGTTTATTAAGTGgatgaagatttttttgattaagTAATTGCTTATGTGGATCTTGTCACAGACTAGATTTCTAATTAAATTGAATAAAACTTCCATCATTTGATTATCATAATATGAATTAGCACCATTACAAACTAATGTGTTATTatctatattattattattattagatGTAGTAACATTATTTGATGTGGTATTATCTATATTGATATCTATATTATTAGATATATTGTTATTTGATGTAGTATTACTTAGTAAACTATTATTAGATGACAGATTTAATGCATTATTATCTATACTGTTATTTGTGCTTTCTTCTATGTCACTTATAAATCCATTAGTATAATTTTCTGTAATATTTGTTTCATTgtgattaaaaatattctcaAACCATTCATCTCCATATTCTAAAAAGTTCATTTTACTCTCTACTGTATTATCATACAAATAATTCTTATATAACCTTAATATCTCATACGGATACTCTCTACATCTCTCTACCTTCTCAAACCCTTTTAATTCAACAAAAATCTTCCTATAATTCCCAAACTCTAGTAATaaattagtaaaaatattcaatataattttcttatacGACCTTGTTATCcctttataaataattttataatcaatattactattttcttcttttaaaaattttatattatcttcttcaagtaaatttaataatatttctataataggaaactttataatttcacTTCTTAACATAAATACTGATCTAGttacatttaataaaactaataacgaatttatatctataaaatcattactaaaatttttaaaaatttttgataaatttatatatttccTGTTTTCTTCATTATTAAGTGTCAAAATGTAATCTAAAAACATGTTCTGgtttaataaatctaattgtttgtattttaaaaattttaaacctttatcattattttttaaaaaaaatgctaaaaaaattataaaatttttttcgtaaatacaatttacattaaaaatttgtaaatctggattttttaaaagtaaaatgttaaaaataataaatttgtcTTTGTAACTTACAAAATCTAGAGATTTTGTAAGTTCGTATGTATTAAAATCTgaatatttgtaatttaaaacatttttgaTTGCTATAACACATGGACAATTTTGTTGAGAATTAGTTAATATTGAGgaataaatatcaaatttttcttgtaatttgtattttgtacatatttttttgtatattttgatGATTTTTATGTCCAAATATGTGTAtggatattttatattagaaatataaagttCTAAcctatttaaaaaatttttagggATTTTTAGAATGTAGTAAATGTCAGTAATGACAGATATATCGTGAGGAGATAAGTTTATGAAGTTTGatttgttgttttttgaTAGTATGTCTTGTAATTCTAGATCTAGATTTGATTTTGGAGAATATGGAAGATTGTTTCTGAAATTAATTAAGTCTGGACATTTTACAGTGTTGATGTTTATATGGCCGATGTAGATGTCTACATTTGATATATGagaatttgtaaaattgaACATTTagatgaagaaaaaaataaaaaatgattttatatgttttttaatgtttcaGGTTTGTAGATTATTAGATATGAGAAACcttttatatgaaaaaatgttttttaatgttcGGAGTTTGTAGATTATTAGATAtgagaaatattatatatgagaaatatataatatgagaaaatgatttaatatGAGAAATTAACAAATGAAATTTCATATgagaaaatgaaatttatgtttcaaattaacaaaagatgacttttataaaatattgtgtTTAGTcgttaatttatattaaatcaaaatgaaacatattaaatattacaaataaagCTACATTTTCTAGTAgattaattaattaaaacttATTATTTCATGATTATTGGttttattgaatatttaatttatttttaaaaagcaaTTTTCTACAGAAGAGAATACCTATAGTTAGTTACATCCAAATTGATACaacttaaaataaatttaagataACCTTATTATTCAAAACAACATACTTAGAATATAACATATACAgacttttttatacatatagggttttcattaaattttgtttataaaatacaacaaactctattttacattttatgCAAAAAAGCTTAAATACTCCCAATGTTTTATGCAAAAGATCTTTTATCAATGCAGACTAAATCCGACATTTCTctcatttattatttatctaCTACTGGTTTCTCCAGACGTATTAGTAAGAAGGACATTATAAGACTGAATATCAAAGACACTCTCGTGACTGTATTAGACCAGTCTTTTGCTCTTAGATTGTATGGGTTTATTCTTAAAGGCGTGTCTAAGGTTTACATATTAAAGATTACATATTTTGAGAATGAAGTTACcgatcttttaaatttattaagagTTCGTGTTTTAAAGAAGACTGTTAAGCCTAAGTTGTCGGTTAGTAGTGACGATGGGGATATTTATGATGGCGGGTTGTGTAGTGAGATAATTAATGATACAGAATATAATATGATGGAAGATtttaattgtataaaaaataatattagttGTATTAAGAATACTAATTGTATTAATACAGATTTGTATCTTAGTTCTGATtttaattgtataaaaacaGAGTATAAAGTCaggaataataaaatagtaGACGAGAAGATAGAAGATTCCTCAGAATATTCTAGGAATATAAAGAGGCACAAGcctctttataaatttataaatattaaagagTATCCTGTTTTCAGATTAATGAATaagaaagaatataaagattCTTTGGAAGTGTACAGGAACAAGTCAAGCTCGAATTATCCATCACAGATCTTAAGTGAGTCGAAAATGTTCTCCAGTAGATTCCTGAATTTCTCTAGTAAATTTGACTCGAATATTTCTCTTGATGAggattttaatattaagcAGGCGTCTTGTTATTCCTCGGAATATAAAGTCCAATTACTAGATTTACTTCGGCCTGGGAAGTATTTCTCAGAGGTAGTCAGCGGGACAAGGAAGACCAAGGCTCTGATGTTTTATGAATTACTGAATCTTCTGAGTCAGGACTTAGTAGAATGTAGTCAAGAAAATGAggatattttaataagcAGAGTGAGCTACTAACAAAAGGGTGATATAAAATTGGCCAATTATCTACTTGTACAAGATaaacaaaaacataatCTAAAATCTACAAATAAAGAATGAATTATCTAGAAAATTCAGGcatcattttttatgcGCTGATTACTTCTTTGACTAAATCGATCTATTATTATCTAgaatagatttttatagtgTTTTAGAATGACTTTGTAAGCAAGTCAGTTTATGTATATGTGGTTTTTACCCTTATTATAGTCTTCGTCTTGGACAAGTCAATCCAGATATTATTCTAGAGATATTTGTTTTAGACTGAATACCTCCGCCTTAAATTCTTAAATTTCTTCTGGTCAAAATGCTTTTCAAATATCCCATTAGCCTTCCACTTCTTTATTATCTCCTTAGCCGACGAGAATCCACTCGCCACTATCTCATCAAACTTCTTAAAATCCATAGTATGAATATTATCAAGAGCGGGCCTAAGTACAAATACTTGATTATTCTTCTCTAGAGCTTTCAGTTTCTTCTCTGAGCTCAGGAAAGATAATCTGTATTGTATCTCAGACATAGTAATATATTTCCTGACTCCTAGGAATTTATGGACTAGACCGACGAATCCATTAAAGGATTCGTCGTGCTCATCGTAGTCATTGTCTTCTATTGTGCCCACATCTACTGCTATAATCTTACTGACATTCATATTCATCATAATATCAGCAGGGACATTATTAAGATACCCTCCGTCTACAAGGAAGCCCTTTGGGTCTACTACAGGCGGGACATATCCACAGAGGCCCATGCTCGCCCTGATATATTTCCAGGCTAGACCAGTAGTATGGACTTCTTCTTCATTAGTGAATAAATTAGTAGTAATGCAGAAATATTCTAACCAGAGATTCTGGATCAAGTCATTCTTAAATATCTTCTTCAGTTGCCTATTTAAGGCATCTCCCCTGAAAAGGGAAATAAGTGGGAAAGTCAGatctaataatattttccataAAGAATTCGCAGCAGAGCAGAACTTCTTGGCCTTGACAAATACAAATCCATTGTCGCACTCTTTACAGTACAGTGCCCCTATAAGGGCGCCCATGCTACTGCCGCCTATTATGTCTATAGGGATTCCTTCTTCTTCCAGTGCCTGTATGACTCCTATGTGGGCTATCCCTCTGGCTCCTCCTCCACTTAAAACTAGTCCTATTCTCTTGTCCATTAAATATCTCCCTAGTCTCTCATAATCCTTACTAGAGAAAAGGATCGTCTTACTGGGACTTAGCACATGATGCCacttattatatttctctAAGATATTATTTCTATTCTTAATATTCTCATATAATCT of the Vairimorpha necatrix chromosome 9, complete sequence genome contains:
- a CDS encoding kinesin-like protein KIF21B, with amino-acid sequence MQNKNINVEIRIKPSLESSLEVNSNSLQVGTKKYFFNKVHITTTQKQIFEGSVVPLLEKFLKGENCTILAYGQTGSGKTYTMGIEDDTLNNLDLIDSCSKGIVPRSLEYLFNKDCKISCSFIEIYNEEVIDLLSSHKIPLSLRESKGDVIIAGVTEKEVYNLEEVTNLLRQGCQERTTKSTNMNSQSSRSHAIFTLTNFNFNKNSSNEISNSKIVVTNNKNSPNVVTNMISYSKISFVDLAGSERLKRTLCTGVRAKESISINSGLLALGNVISSLYLKRSHIPYRDSKLTRILQSCLNTHILMIACISSISKDINETNNTLKYASRASSIEMNIKKNIEVDTSKYEIIKLKKEIQRLSTENQILRERMKKIKSEDVEELIKENRRMKNEIERKKEEGKSEDIAQMIIKHPFVQNLINENERLQKNQDKIKRDGDKINMDKMNGDGDKMNGDKVNGDGDTTNGDKVNDENKIYIYTDENKINTDKNTDYNKINTNKDINTDINTIENKLSWKRIKHVTFDISPPKKKSSLWTPRKERVLMDTVVKDKILGYIPHSMIIYNDHLIFSSYDNLLRVRSPSGEISTLCSDAGIKCLCSDESILYSTRMILKTVDFRTKGMPLYAYRNEISCIMKRGHLIYTGHEDGSLSVLDIRNMSIKSEKIHSGTIFCIEEQNNKIYTCSRDHTIKMIDTTNNNQCKQNYSSNNNNQCNQSYVKSSNIYGNTSSTNNTNTCTNVSSAYLLNPPHFDVVHSLIKYKGDLLSLSRDCSLKRWREGEIVKTVPNAHSSWIKCGVALSDSFVTGSKNGTLRYWDYCEDSVFCVGSFKTGPVNCMVRYKEGAYVGAQNKEITYLISTYK
- a CDS encoding putative SP-containing protein produces the protein MMLFALFLSAFSLSKDFLSALKEEDIRMARHLISHGMTVTHPEYPFLKTSTGEYTGHDTEELNEEDRRMARHLSLEGYTVN
- a CDS encoding small coPII coat GTPase (SAR1), giving the protein MDKVKEFYTKFYDKLSKTYDFIFGNFIRQLFTKPASIVFLGIDNAGKTSLVRKLKRGTNETYMPTRHASKSDIEIGNLKATVVDVGGHKQARVVWSNYFYNCDGIIFIVDTSDPERFSEVNVAYKEVRKFEKKAPIAVLMNKIDLCGKTEDDVEWCEDIKKKTGIFDHPGSEEEQPVNVAWVSIVKESSEALTGPLAMSFKWLEMMINKKTTN
- a CDS encoding armadillo repeat-containing protein; translated protein: MFNFTNSHISNVDIYIGHININTVKCPDLINFRNNLPYSPKSNLDLELQDILSKNNKSNFINLSPHDISVITDIYYILKIPKNFLNRLELYISNIKYPYTYLDIKIIKIYKKICTKYKLQEKFDIYSSILTNSQQNCPCVIAIKNVLNYKYSDFNTYELTKSLDFVSYKDKFIIFNILLLKNPDLQIFNVNCIYEKNFIIFLAFFLKNNDKGLKFLKYKQLDLLNQNMFLDYILTLNNEENRKYINLSKIFKNFSNDFIDINSLLVLLNVTRSVFMLRSEIIKFPIIEILLNLLEEDNIKFLKEENSNIDYKIIYKGITRSYKKIILNIFTNLLLEFGNYRKIFVELKGFEKVERCREYPYEILRLYKNYLYDNTVESKMNFLEYGDEWFENIFNHNETNITENYTNGFISDIEESTNNSIDNNALNLSSNNSLLSNTTSNNNISNNIDINIDNTTSNNVTTSNNNNNIDNNTLVCNGANSYYDNQMMEVLFNLIRNLVCDKIHISNYLIKKIFIHLINTTNKKILIHILYCMVNISANDIKFRDLLLQDNDVLLRLKDLFNIHDFNLSLVWILINLSWKDDGYEERIRIINKYDFQEILMKIESTNGFLVDKIQTALENLKEPN
- a CDS encoding double-strand-break repair RAD21-like protein, giving the protein MFYAKDLLSMQTKSDISLIYYLSTTGFSRRISKKDIIRLNIKDTLVTVLDQSFALRLYGFILKGVSKVYILKITYFENEVTDLLNLLRVRVLKKTVKPKLSVSSDDGDIYDGGLCSEIINDTEYNMMEDFNCIKNNISCIKNTNCINTDLYLSSDFNCIKTEYKVRNNKIVDEKIEDSSEYSRNIKRHKPLYKFINIKEYPVFRLMNKKEYKDSLEVYRNKSSSNYPSQILSESKMFSSRFLNFSSKFDSNISLDEDFNIKQASCYSSEYKVQLLDLLRPGKYFSEVVSGTRKTKALMFYELLNLLSQDLVECSQENEDILISRVSY